From the genome of Malus domestica chromosome 04, GDT2T_hap1, one region includes:
- the LOC103425939 gene encoding pyruvate decarboxylase 2-like produces the protein MDTKIGSLDVCKPTCTGVGSLPNGAALAIQSSAPSLINSSDATLGGHIARRLVQIGVTDVFTVPGDFNLTLLDHLIAEPGLTNIGCCNELNAGYAADGYARSRGVGACVVTFTVGGLSVLNAIAGAYSESLPLICIVGGPNSNDYGTHRILHHTIGLPDFSQELTCFQTVTCYQAVVNNLEDAHEMIDTAISTALKESKPVYISISCNLAGIAHPTFSLDPVPFSLSPRLSNHLGLEAAVEAAAEFFNKAVKPVMVGGPKLRVAHAGDAFVELADASGYALAVMPSAKGLVPEHHPHFIGTYWGAVSTAFCAEIVESADAYLFAGPIFNDYSSVGYSLLLKKEKAIVVQPDHVTIANGPSFGCVLMKDFLRALAKRLKHNKTAHENYSRIFVPNGHPLKSAPKEPLRVNVLFHHIQNMLSSETAVIAETGDSWFNCQKLKLPAGCGYEFQMQYGSIGWSVGATLGYAQAVTEKRVIAFIGDGSFQVTVQDVSTMIRNGQKNIIFLINNGGYTIEVEIHDGPYNVIKNWNYTGLVDAIHNGEGKCWTTKVRCEEELIEAIETATGAKKDSLCFIEVIAHKDDTSKELLEWGSRVSAANSRPPSPQ, from the exons ATGGACACCAAAATTGGTTCGCTTGACGTCTGCAAGCCTACGTGCACCGGCGTCGGCAGCCTACCGAACGGCGCCGCTTTAGCAATCCAAAGCTCTGCCCCCTCCCTCATCAACTCCTCTGACGCCACTCTGGGTGGCCACATCGCCCGCCGACTTGTCCAAATCGGCGTCACGGACGTGTTCACTGTCCCAGGTGACTTTAACTTAACCCTCCTAGACCACCTCATTGCCGAGCCTGGGCTCACCAACATCGGCTGCTGCAACGAACTCAATGCCGGGTACGCTGCTGACGGCTACGCTCGGTCGCGGGGAGTCGGGGCGTGTGTTGTTACTTTCACTGTGGGTGGGCTCAGTGTTCTCAATGCTATCGCGGGAGCTTACAGTGAGAGTCTGCCATTGATTTGTATAGTTGGAGGACCCAACTCGAATGATTACGGGACGCACAGGATTCTTCACCACACTATTGGGTTACCGGATTTTAGCCAAGAGTTGACATGCTTCCAGACCGTCACTTGCTATCAG GCTGTGGTAAATAATCTGGAAGATGCTCATGAAATGATTGATACCGCAATTTCAACCGCCTTGAAAGAAAGCAAGCCTGTTTATATCAGCATAAGCTGCAACTTGGCTGGAATTGCTCATCCAACTTTTAGCCTGGATCCTGTTCCCTTCTCATTGTCTCCAAG ATTGAGTAATCATTTGGGCTTAGAGGCTGCCGTGGAGGCGGCTGCAGAGTTCTTTAACAAGGCAGTGAAGCCGGTTATGGTAGGGGGGCCTAAACTTCGAGTTGCACATGCTGGCGATGCCTTTGTTGAACTAGCAGATGCTAGTGGTTATGCGCTCGCTGTCATGCCATCTGCAAAGGGCCTTGTGCCAGAGCACCACCCCCATTTCATTGGAACATACTGGGGTGCTGTGAGCACTGCCTTTTGCGCCGAGATTGTGGAGTCCGCAGATGCATACTTGTTTGCTGGACCGATTTTCAATGACTACAGCTCTGTTGGATACTCTCTGCTTCTCAAGAAAGAGAAGGCAATTGTGGTGCAGCCTGATCACGTGACCATAGCAAATGGCCCTTCATTTGGTTGTGTTCTCATGAAGGATTTCCTCCGAGCTCTGGCAAAGAGGCTCAAGCACAACAAAACTGCTCATGAGAACTACAGCAGGATCTTTGTTCCCAACGGACACCCTCTAAAGTCTGCACCGAAAGAACCTTTGAGGGTTAATGTTCTGTTCCACCACATCCAGAATATGCTGTCAAGTGAAACTGCTGTGATTGCTGAGACAGGGGACTCATGGTTTAACTGCCAGAAACTGAAATTGCCGGCTGGTTGCGG GTATGAGTTCCAAATGCAGTATGGATCAATTGGTTGGTCAGTTGGAGCTACTCTTGGGTATGCTCAAGCTGTTACTGAGAAGCGTGTGATTGCTTTCATCGGCGATGGGAGTTTCCAG GTGACTGTTCAAGATGTGTCCACCATGATCCGAAATGGGCAGAAGAACATCATCTTCCTGATAAACAACGGCGGATACACAATTGAGGTGGAGATCCATGACGGACCATACAATGTGATCAAGAACTGGAACTACACTGGACTAGTTGATGCCATCCACAACGGGGAGGGCAAGTGCTGGACAACCAAG GTCCGTTGCGAAGAGGAGCTGATTGAAGCGATTGAGACTGCAACAGGGGCGAAGAAGGATAGCTTGTGCTTCATTGAGGTGATAGCCCACAAGGACGATACCAGCAAAGAGTTGCTTGAGTGGGGGTCTAGGGTTTCTGCTGCCAACAGCCGCCCACCCAGCCCTCAGTAA